A single Streptosporangiales bacterium DNA region contains:
- a CDS encoding cupin domain-containing protein, protein MTVAEAFIRRRDDARQVPMRFDRGVAHHLVGPDDGASLVDAHVNVLNQDSGMGPYHLHERAENVYVVLDGIFRVIVDGRRYYLAEGDVAFIPPGTPHAAGSAGFGTATAIEIYAPAGPDFHILDDPTDVEDVDRPEIAHLLPGGDDA, encoded by the coding sequence ATGACGGTGGCCGAGGCGTTCATCAGGAGACGAGACGACGCCAGGCAGGTGCCGATGCGTTTCGACCGCGGCGTCGCGCACCACCTGGTCGGTCCGGACGACGGAGCGTCCCTCGTCGACGCGCACGTCAACGTGCTCAACCAGGACTCCGGCATGGGTCCGTACCACCTGCACGAGAGGGCCGAGAACGTCTACGTCGTCCTCGACGGGATCTTCCGCGTGATCGTCGACGGCAGGCGCTACTACCTCGCCGAGGGCGACGTCGCGTTCATCCCACCGGGCACTCCGCACGCGGCCGGCAGCGCGGGTTTCGGGACGGCGACCGCCATCGAGATCTACGCACCCGCCGGCCCCGACTTCCACATCCTCGACGACCCGACCGACGTGGAGGACGTCGACCGCCCCGAGATCGCCCACCTCCTCCCGGGCGGCGACGATGCCTGA
- a CDS encoding isochorismatase family protein, producing the protein MTAWADAVGDDIQDLYRAAGYGRPGGLGTSPAVLVVDVTYAFTGERSEPIREAIKRNPKSSGEYAWRAIDALTSLLPVARAAGVPVIYSRNAPRTTSTHAGGWGRKLAGASSGVGDDIVAEIGPVEGDLVVEKTKPSIFFGTPLSSWLIDLGVDTLLVCGGTTSGCIRATVVDAFSYNFRVGLVAEATFDRADLIQQVNLFDIGQKYADVIDVAAATAYLTTLPGSRDGNEA; encoded by the coding sequence ATGACGGCGTGGGCCGACGCGGTGGGCGACGACATCCAGGACCTGTACCGGGCGGCCGGGTACGGCAGGCCGGGCGGGCTCGGCACGTCGCCGGCGGTGCTCGTCGTCGATGTGACGTACGCGTTCACCGGTGAGAGGTCGGAGCCGATCCGGGAGGCGATCAAGCGCAACCCGAAGAGCTCGGGGGAGTACGCGTGGCGGGCGATCGACGCGCTGACCTCGCTGCTGCCCGTCGCGCGCGCGGCCGGGGTGCCGGTGATCTACTCGCGCAACGCGCCCCGTACCACCTCGACCCATGCCGGCGGCTGGGGCAGGAAGCTCGCGGGCGCGTCATCCGGCGTCGGCGACGACATCGTCGCCGAGATCGGGCCGGTCGAGGGTGACCTCGTCGTCGAGAAGACCAAGCCCAGCATCTTCTTCGGCACGCCGCTGTCGTCGTGGCTGATCGACCTCGGGGTCGACACGCTCCTGGTCTGCGGAGGCACGACGAGCGGATGCATCCGCGCGACCGTGGTCGACGCGTTCTCGTACAACTTCCGCGTGGGGCTCGTAGCCGAGGCGACCTTCGACCGGGCCGACCTGATCCAGCAGGTCAACCTCTTCGACATCGGTCAGAAGTACGCGGACGTGATCGACGTGGCGGCCGCGACGGCGTACCTGACGACCCTCCCCGGGTCGCGTGACGGAAACGAGGCATGA
- a CDS encoding ABC transporter permease subunit — protein sequence MSIDELRLENTTPDAAVRRGRRGRSRLGDVAAFLTLFAVVVVTWELIPRLGGVSEFVLPPPSLVVEAMTEDAGQYWTHGLVTAQEIGLGFVAGSVVGFLSAVAIFYSPFFRRAVYPLLLGFRIVPKVAFLPLFLIWFGIGLGSKIALATFAIFFLVLVQTMLGLASTEPEQIELGRSLRMSEFLLFLKIRLPSALPALMVGFKLAITYALTNVIVAEMAVAAKGLGYVAVLAQSDLRTASVIGVIIVVSVIGLILYGIGLLIERRVTFWYGNDDD from the coding sequence ATGTCGATCGACGAGCTGAGGCTCGAGAACACCACCCCCGACGCGGCGGTACGGAGGGGTCGGCGCGGACGCTCCCGTCTGGGCGACGTCGCAGCCTTCCTGACGCTCTTCGCGGTCGTCGTCGTCACCTGGGAGCTGATCCCGCGGTTGGGTGGAGTCTCCGAGTTCGTGCTGCCGCCGCCGAGCCTCGTCGTCGAGGCGATGACCGAGGACGCGGGGCAGTACTGGACGCACGGCCTGGTGACGGCGCAGGAGATCGGTCTCGGGTTCGTCGCGGGTTCCGTGGTGGGTTTCCTCTCCGCGGTCGCGATCTTCTACTCGCCGTTCTTCCGCCGGGCCGTCTACCCGCTGCTGCTGGGCTTCCGGATCGTGCCCAAGGTGGCGTTCCTGCCGTTGTTCCTCATCTGGTTCGGCATCGGCCTCGGCAGCAAGATCGCGCTGGCGACGTTCGCGATCTTCTTCCTCGTCCTCGTGCAGACCATGCTCGGCCTCGCGTCGACCGAGCCGGAGCAGATCGAGCTCGGGCGGTCGCTGCGGATGAGCGAGTTCCTGCTGTTCCTCAAGATCAGGCTCCCGTCGGCGTTGCCCGCACTCATGGTGGGCTTCAAGCTCGCCATCACCTACGCGCTGACCAACGTGATCGTGGCGGAGATGGCCGTCGCGGCGAAGGGCCTCGGCTATGTCGCTGTGCTCGCGCAGTCCGATCTGCGTACCGCCTCGGTGATCGGCGTGATCATCGTGGTGTCGGTGATCGGCCTGATCCTGTACGGCATCGGCCTGCTGATCGAGCGGCGCGTCACGTTCTGGTACGGCAATGACGACGACTGA
- a CDS encoding ABC transporter permease subunit: MTQNVRRFTDPAVFVVAVVAVWWSVTELTGIHTVLLPSPLDVWSILSTRFGLLLTSMLDTYLVTLEGFGIGAVVGVLAAIVVSSSRRVRAAVYPFLVTLYVMPKAILIPLFLLWFGLGDLYKLLVIVLLVFFPVCENVTAGIRGVEREMLELARISQATRWQILRKVTMPYTLPFLAAGLRVGLTEAFIGAVLAEVLAPRDGIGSRIAESVATSNTQFIIAGILFVAAFGIGTYFLLHSIERRLLFWHH, from the coding sequence ATGACACAGAACGTTCGCCGCTTCACCGACCCGGCCGTCTTCGTGGTCGCGGTCGTCGCCGTGTGGTGGTCGGTCACCGAGCTGACCGGCATCCACACCGTGCTGCTGCCCAGTCCTCTCGACGTGTGGAGCATCCTCAGCACCAGGTTCGGCCTGCTGCTCACGAGCATGCTCGACACGTACCTGGTGACGCTCGAGGGCTTCGGGATCGGTGCGGTCGTCGGCGTCCTCGCCGCGATCGTGGTCAGCTCGTCCCGGCGGGTCCGTGCGGCGGTCTACCCGTTCCTCGTCACGTTGTACGTGATGCCGAAGGCGATCCTCATTCCGTTGTTCCTGCTGTGGTTCGGCCTGGGTGACCTCTACAAGCTGCTCGTCATCGTGCTTCTCGTGTTCTTCCCCGTCTGCGAGAACGTCACGGCCGGCATCAGGGGAGTCGAACGGGAGATGCTGGAGCTCGCCCGGATCTCGCAGGCCACCAGGTGGCAGATCCTGCGCAAGGTGACGATGCCGTACACGTTGCCATTCCTCGCGGCAGGCCTGCGCGTCGGGCTCACCGAGGCGTTCATCGGTGCGGTGCTCGCCGAGGTGCTTGCACCGAGGGACGGGATCGGGTCGCGCATCGCCGAGTCGGTGGCGACGAGCAACACCCAGTTCATCATCGCCGGCATCCTGTTCGTCGCGGCCTTCGGCATCGGCACGTACTTCCTGCTCCATTCCATCGAGCGTCGGCTCCTGTTCTGGCACCACTGA
- a CDS encoding ATP-binding cassette domain-containing protein — protein sequence MIDLQDVTHTFHAEGRLTTALTDITAQVDDREFVSIVGPSGCGKSTLLRIVAGLLPPSRGQVVVDGTAVSEPLGDIGFVFQKPVLFQWRTALDNVLFPYEVRAQQDKAMRARREEFRERARSLLDLVGLSGFEKAYPRELSGGMGQRVAICRALLLDPAFLLMDEPFGAVDEFTRDRLNVELLRIWEGTDKTVLFVTHHLPEAVFLSDRVIVLSAHPGRVVADITISLDRPRRPAIRDSVAFLEETLRVRKHLQFDETPSRA from the coding sequence ACGGCGCAGGTCGACGACCGTGAGTTCGTCAGCATCGTCGGGCCGAGCGGATGCGGTAAGAGCACCCTGCTGCGCATCGTGGCGGGGCTGCTCCCACCGTCGCGCGGGCAGGTCGTCGTCGACGGCACCGCGGTGTCGGAGCCGCTCGGCGACATCGGCTTCGTGTTCCAGAAACCGGTGCTGTTCCAGTGGCGCACGGCATTGGACAACGTCCTCTTCCCGTACGAGGTACGTGCGCAGCAGGACAAGGCGATGCGGGCACGCCGTGAGGAGTTCCGCGAGCGTGCGCGCTCCCTGCTCGACCTCGTCGGGCTGTCCGGTTTCGAGAAGGCGTACCCGCGGGAGCTGTCCGGCGGCATGGGGCAGCGCGTGGCGATCTGTCGCGCGCTGCTGCTCGATCCCGCGTTCCTGCTGATGGACGAGCCGTTCGGGGCGGTCGACGAGTTCACTCGCGACCGGCTCAACGTCGAGCTCTTGCGCATCTGGGAGGGCACGGACAAGACCGTGCTCTTCGTGACGCACCATCTTCCCGAGGCGGTGTTCCTGTCCGATCGGGTGATCGTCCTGAGCGCCCACCCCGGTCGGGTCGTGGCGGACATCACGATCTCGCTCGACCGGCCGAGGAGGCCGGCGATCCGCGACAGCGTGGCGTTCCTCGAGGAGACGCTCCGGGTGCGCAAGCACCTCCAGTTCGACGAGACGCCGTCGCGGGCCTGA